From Miscanthus floridulus cultivar M001 chromosome 15, ASM1932011v1, whole genome shotgun sequence, the proteins below share one genomic window:
- the LOC136506754 gene encoding transcription factor HHO2-like: MMARMEKEDHHQQLGALAARAVTDSLRAAASRSSAADRAARFRDCVRSLEAEKAKMEVFRRELPVSVHLVADVIEWLKEELAQQHRRQPLPPPPDLFAPAAEAASPAPLQPPPAAAAKDEADANDKRSWMSSAQLWSCGSHDDSTADTNGVAAAHRPSAHNKVVTAFMPLARSTHDAAGKHGATPVPDLSLSSPPSAAAAPSATSSAVTDAAGAQRQHHQQQQAQAQQQRKSRRCWSPELHRRFVAALQRLGGTQVATPKQIRELMKVDGLTNDEVKSHLQKYRLHTRRASSDGGGVGDQHVAAAAGGLWQSAPEQQYATSQHSTSQSQSGSPQGPLQLTVSSRAMSATAGDSCDGGEEAEGGGRSESYGWEMQMQQPHRTKASSS; the protein is encoded by the exons ATGATGGCACGGATGGAGAAGGAGGACCACCACCAGCAGCTGGGGGCGCTGGCGGCGCGGGCCGTCACCGACTCGCTGCGCGCGGCCGCGTCGCGCTCCTCCGCCGCCGACCGCGCCGCGCGCTTCCGGGACTGCGTCCGCAGCCTCGAGGCCGAGAAGGCCAAGATGGAGGTCTTCCGACGGGAGCTCCCCGTCAGCGTCCACCTCGTCGCCGACG TCATCGAGTGGCTCAAGGAGGAGCTCGCGCAGCAGCACCGCCGccagccactgccgccgccgccggacctCTTCGCGCCTGCTGCCGAGGCGGCGTCACCCGCTCCCCTTCAGcctccaccggcggcggcggcaaaggACGAGGCGGACGCCAACGACAAGCGCAGCTGGATGAGCTCCGCGCAGCTCTGGAGCTGCGGCAGCCACGACGACAGCACCGCCGACACCAATGGCGTCGCCGCCGCGCACAGGCCGTCCGCGCACAACAAG GTGGTCACCGCGTTCATGCCACTGGCCAGATCAACCCACGACGCGGCGGGTAAGCACGGCGCCACGCCGGTCCCGGACCTGTCCCTCTCGTCCCCGCCGTCGGCCGCCGCCGCTCCGAGCGCCACCAGCAGCGCCGTCACGGACGCCGCCGGGGCGCAGCGCcagcaccaccagcagcagcaggcgcaggcgcagcagCAGAGGAAGTCCAGGAGGTGCTGGTCGCCCGAGCTGCACCGCCGGTTCGTCGCTGCCCTGCAGCGGCTCGGCGGCACGCAAG TTGCGACGCCGAAGCAGATCAGGGAGCTGATGAAGGTGGACGGGCTCACCAACGACGAGGTCAAGAGCCACCTGCAG AAATACAGGCTGCACACGCGGCGCGCGTCGTcggacggcggcggcgttggcgacCAGCACGTGGCGGCGGCCGCGGGCGGGCTGTGGCAGTCGGCGCCGGAGCAGCAGTACGCGACGTCGCAGCACAGCACGTCGCAGTCGCAGTCCGGGTCGCCGCAGGGGCCCCTGCAGCTGACGGTGTCGAGCAGGGCCATGTCGGCCACCGCCGGGGACAGCTGCGACGGCGGCGAAGAGGCCGAGGGCGGCGGCAGGTCGGAGAGCTACGGCTGGGAGATGCAGATGCAGCAGCCGCACAGGACAAAGGCATCGTCGTCTTGA